The nucleotide window TAACGGCCGCGCTGCTGCTCGGTCTCGACGAAGCGGGATTGGCGCAAGCGGTGTCGATCGCCGCCTCGATGTTCGTCGGCCAGCGCGAAGCGTTCGGCACGATGACCAAGCCCTATCACCCCGGCAAGGCGGCTGCGAACGGCATTGCGGCCGCGCGTCTCGCGCAGCAAGGCCTGCGCGCCACCGCCGATATTTTCGAAGCCGCCGGCGGCTACTCGCATTCGATGTCGACCAAGGTCGATTTCGAGCTGATGAACGGCGCGTTCGGCGAGCGCTGGGAACTGCTCTTCAACACGTACAAGCCGTATCCGTGCGGCATCGTCGCGCACCCTGCGATCGACGCGGGACTCGCGCTCGCACCGCAAATCGACGACGTGCAGTCGATCGAGTCGATCACCCTGCGCTGCCATCCGCTCGTGCCCGAACTGATGGGCAATCCGCAGCCGAAGGACGGCCTGCAGGCGCGCTTCAGCGCGATTCATGGCGTGGCGGCCGCGCTGTGCGACGGCCAGGTCGGTCTCGCGCAATACGAAGACGCGCGCGTGGTGCGGGACGACGTCACGGCGGTGCGCGCGCTGACCAGGCTCGCACCCGACGCCTCGGTCAATCGCGACGAAGTCTTTATCGCGGCAACGCTGAAGGACGGCACGGTCGTCGAACATCACGTCGACCATGCGCGCGGCAGCCTCGCGCGTCCGCTGACCGACGACGAACTGATGCACAAGGTCCGTCTGCTGGTGGATTCGCAGTTGGGCGACGGCATCGCCGCTCAACTCGCTGCCGCCGTGGCGACACTCGACACGGCCGCCAATCTCGACGCGCTCTTTGCACTCTGCGCACCGTCTGAGGAACTGAATCATGCATAACGCCGCTCAACATTCCGTCGTGTCCGACGCGCTCGTCGGCTTCGCGATCGCCGCGCTGCCCGCCTCGGCCGACGCCGCACTCGACGCCGCCCGCGACGCGCTCACCCACGCGCGCCTGATCACCGATCCGGCGACGCGCTCCACCGAGCAGATCAGCGCACTGCTGCAATCGCAAGGCAGCGCGACGACCGATTCCCGCACCCGCGCATGGATTCTCGGCGCGTCGCTCGCGACGCAGGCCGCCGCGTCGCCGGCAATGCCGGTGCTCGCCGCCGTGATCGCAGCTGGCGACACGCTCGACTCATCCGAAAGCGATGCGATCGCCGCGGCCGCGATCGGCATCGAAGCCGCCGCGCGTATTCTCAGCGCGGTCGACAGCGTTGAATTCCGCGCGCGCTGGAATGTGGCGTCGTCGGTGGGCTTGCTGGGCGCGGTGCTGGCAGTCTCGCGCCTGCTGCGTCTCGACGAAGTGCATACACGTCACGCGCTCGGCGTCGCCGCAACCCAGGCCGCGGGCCTCGCGCACAACGCGGACCACGCGATGGAAGCCATCGAGATCGGCAAGGCCGCAGCGGACGCGCTCGAAGCCGCGATGATCGCGAAGCACGGCTTCACGAGCGCGGCTGCGTCCATCGACGGACGGCGCGGTTTTGCGGCGCTGATGGCGTATCGCTTCGACGCTGCCGCCATCACGGAAGCGCTGGGTACGCGCTGGACTTCGCTCGACTGAGCGTGACGCGCTTCGCCCGATGTGTTTGCCGCATCGGGCGAAGCTGTCATCCACCACCAATGCTCGACGCCTTTTATCGGCCACACCACGGGAATCCAATATGTCCAGCAAGCGAATCATCCAAGCCTCGTTGCCCGCGCTGTTCTCGCTGTGCGCGGTACTGAGCGGCGCGAACGCCATCGCGCAGACGCCCGCGTCGCAACCGTCGGCCGGTGGCCTGCCGGCGCACTCGCCGTTCGATATTCCATACGGCATGCCGATCAGCCTGCAAAGCGCCAACCAGGCGCTCGAAGCCGCCGAGGCTGAAGCCGCGCGGCACGGCTGGCCCGAAGCAATCGCTGTGACCGATCCCAGCGGAGAACTCGTCGCGTTCGCGAAGATGGACAACACGCAGAACTCGTCGCCGAAAATCGCGCTGCGCAAGGCCGCGACCGCCGCGCGCTTTCGCCGCGATACGCGCACGTTCTATAACGCCTTCGAAGCCGGCCACACCGCTTCGGCGACGCTCGATCCTTCAGTGGTCGCCTCGCCCGGCGGCTATCCGCTCGTGATCGGCGGCAAGATCGTCGGAGCGATCGGATGCAGCGGCGGCAGCGGCGACCAGGATGCGGATATCTGCAAGGCGGGCGCGGACGCGTTGAAGTAGACCCAAGGGTCGCCGTTTTGCGCCGCTTGCGTTGATCGAATGACACGCTCGCAAGCCGGATCGATCAGGATGCCTTTTTAATGCACGGAGAAGTTCATCATGGACGACAAACCCGCTGCCGCGTCAGCGACGCCGCCAATCGCTTCATCACGGCGCCGGTTCCTGATCAAAAGCGTCGCGGTGTTGCCGGTGGCGGGCGGCCTAGCCGCGTGCGATCGACCCGGCGGCATGACGGCGTCAGCAGCGGCGTCGACCAGCGCTGGCAGCGACGGATCTAGCGCGACACCGTACCAGCCGAAGTTCTTCAAGCCCGACGAGTGGAGCGTTCTGCAAGCCGTGATCGACCGCCTGATTCCCGCCGATGCGGAAGGACCGGGCGCGCTCGAACTCGACGTCGCGGCATTCATCGACCGGCAGATGGAAGGCGCGTTCGGTCACGCGGCAGCGTGGTATATGCACGGCCCGTTTCATCCGGACGCAACCCCGCTCGCCGGCTATCAAAGTCCCATGTCCCCTCGCGACCTGTACCGCACCGGCATCGCGGCGCTCGACGCCTATTGCAAGGCGCACTTCGGCGGCAAGCCGTTCGTGCAATTGACGACCGCGCAACAGGACACGCTGCTGCATGGCATGGATAGCGGCAAGGTCAAATTCGAGCAAACCTCGGCCGGTCATTTCATCGCGCTGCTGTGGCAGAACACGAAAGAAGGCTATTTCTCCGATCCGATTCACGGCGGCAACAAGCACGCCGCGAGCTGGACCATGATCGGATTTCCCGGCGCACGCGCCGACTATCTCGACTGGGTCGCGCAACCCGGCAAAGTCTATCCGCTCGGATCCGTGACGATCGAAGGCAAGGTCTAGCCGTTTTCATCTGGCAACGCTCGCAGCAGCAGCACCATATAAAACACACGCCAGGAGGAGACACATGGCGAACATCAGTAAACCCAAAGTGGACGCGGTGGTCGTCGGCATGGGCTGGTCGGGTTCGATCATGGCGATCGAACTGGCGAACGCCGGCCTCACCGTGGTCGGCCTCGAACGCGGTGAAAACCGCGATACGTATCCCGACTTCGCGTACCCGAAGATCGCAGACGAACTGACCTACGTGCAGCGCTTCAGGCTGATGCAAAGCCTCGCGCATGAGACTGTCACGATCCGCCGCAAGGCGCAGGAAGTCGCGCTACCGTTACGCCAGTACGGCGCCTTTCTGTTCGGCGACGGCGTCGGCG belongs to Paraburkholderia aromaticivorans and includes:
- a CDS encoding MmgE/PrpD family protein, whose product is MSSIAAAFAHGLFALAQRPLPVPVAEEARRSLINVIGTSIGASRHPGVDAILAAAAELGVAQIAPVPGRSEKVDLHFSALATGFAGHLDDFDDTHLATVIHPAASVLAVLTALAPDTRPTGAAALTAFTLGCEAQLRVGVSISPEHYDRGWHITGTCGVIGCAVTAALLLGLDEAGLAQAVSIAASMFVGQREAFGTMTKPYHPGKAAANGIAAARLAQQGLRATADIFEAAGGYSHSMSTKVDFELMNGAFGERWELLFNTYKPYPCGIVAHPAIDAGLALAPQIDDVQSIESITLRCHPLVPELMGNPQPKDGLQARFSAIHGVAAALCDGQVGLAQYEDARVVRDDVTAVRALTRLAPDASVNRDEVFIAATLKDGTVVEHHVDHARGSLARPLTDDELMHKVRLLVDSQLGDGIAAQLAAAVATLDTAANLDALFALCAPSEELNHA
- a CDS encoding MmgE/PrpD family protein, translated to MHNAAQHSVVSDALVGFAIAALPASADAALDAARDALTHARLITDPATRSTEQISALLQSQGSATTDSRTRAWILGASLATQAAASPAMPVLAAVIAAGDTLDSSESDAIAAAAIGIEAAARILSAVDSVEFRARWNVASSVGLLGAVLAVSRLLRLDEVHTRHALGVAATQAAGLAHNADHAMEAIEIGKAAADALEAAMIAKHGFTSAAASIDGRRGFAALMAYRFDAAAITEALGTRWTSLD
- a CDS encoding GlcG/HbpS family heme-binding protein; this encodes MSSKRIIQASLPALFSLCAVLSGANAIAQTPASQPSAGGLPAHSPFDIPYGMPISLQSANQALEAAEAEAARHGWPEAIAVTDPSGELVAFAKMDNTQNSSPKIALRKAATAARFRRDTRTFYNAFEAGHTASATLDPSVVASPGGYPLVIGGKIVGAIGCSGGSGDQDADICKAGADALK
- a CDS encoding gluconate 2-dehydrogenase subunit 3 family protein, which produces MDDKPAAASATPPIASSRRRFLIKSVAVLPVAGGLAACDRPGGMTASAAASTSAGSDGSSATPYQPKFFKPDEWSVLQAVIDRLIPADAEGPGALELDVAAFIDRQMEGAFGHAAAWYMHGPFHPDATPLAGYQSPMSPRDLYRTGIAALDAYCKAHFGGKPFVQLTTAQQDTLLHGMDSGKVKFEQTSAGHFIALLWQNTKEGYFSDPIHGGNKHAASWTMIGFPGARADYLDWVAQPGKVYPLGSVTIEGKV